The bacterium genome window below encodes:
- a CDS encoding aminotransferase class I/II-fold pyridoxal phosphate-dependent enzyme, whose protein sequence is MPRFSDILDACDRVGALARERRLGLLDAEDERLDGRTLQIDGRTLRNFSSCSYLGLELDERLIEGAIDATRRYGTQFSMSRAFVSAPPYAALEEALEANTDRPTLVLPTTSLATAAALPSLLDERDALLLDQQVHMSVQSVLPTLAATGVHVETVPHGALDRVESRTRKLSATHRRVWLALDGLFSMYGDAAPFDALECLLAAYPALHLYVDDAHGTSWAGRHGRGLALERLGEHDRVVVALSLNKSFAAGGGALCFPNEEMKRRVRHVSGPTNFGGPMQPPMLGAALASARVHGGADLPRLQAELRERVETLNALARAAGLPLLHGDEVAPIRFVGVGPQDASIEMAEALVRRGFMAGCALFPAVPPDRTGLRFTVTRHHTREDLEDLVDAIADALPEVLADHDLDLDDVARRFGLKPTPPGA, encoded by the coding sequence ATGCCCAGGTTCTCCGACATCCTCGATGCCTGCGATCGCGTGGGCGCACTCGCCCGCGAGCGCCGCCTCGGTCTGCTCGACGCGGAAGACGAACGCCTCGACGGGCGAACGCTCCAGATCGACGGACGAACGCTGCGCAACTTTTCCTCGTGCAGCTATCTGGGCCTCGAGCTCGACGAGCGGCTGATCGAAGGCGCGATCGACGCGACCCGGCGCTACGGCACGCAGTTCTCGATGTCCCGGGCCTTCGTCTCCGCTCCGCCCTATGCGGCCCTCGAAGAAGCGCTCGAGGCCAACACCGATCGCCCCACGCTCGTTCTGCCGACCACCTCCCTCGCCACCGCTGCAGCGCTGCCCTCGCTCCTCGACGAGCGCGATGCGCTCTTGCTGGATCAGCAGGTGCACATGTCCGTGCAGAGCGTGCTCCCGACCCTCGCCGCAACCGGGGTCCACGTCGAGACCGTCCCCCACGGAGCGCTCGACCGGGTCGAGAGCCGTACGCGCAAACTCTCCGCGACCCACCGACGCGTATGGCTCGCCCTCGACGGACTCTTCAGCATGTACGGGGACGCGGCGCCCTTCGATGCGCTCGAGTGCCTGCTCGCTGCGTACCCGGCGCTCCACCTCTACGTCGACGACGCCCACGGAACGAGCTGGGCCGGGCGACACGGACGCGGGCTCGCCCTCGAACGGCTCGGTGAACACGACCGGGTCGTCGTCGCGCTCTCGCTCAACAAGTCCTTCGCCGCGGGCGGCGGCGCGCTCTGCTTCCCGAACGAAGAGATGAAGCGGCGGGTCCGGCACGTGTCGGGGCCCACCAACTTCGGTGGCCCGATGCAGCCCCCGATGCTCGGCGCCGCCCTCGCCTCGGCGCGCGTGCACGGCGGGGCGGACCTGCCCCGGCTCCAGGCGGAGCTTCGGGAGCGGGTCGAGACGCTGAACGCCCTCGCCCGGGCCGCGGGCCTTCCGCTGCTCCATGGAGACGAGGTCGCGCCGATCCGCTTCGTCGGTGTGGGCCCCCAGGACGCGTCGATCGAGATGGCCGAGGCGCTGGTCCGGCGCGGCTTCATGGCCGGCTGCGCGCTCTTCCCGGCCGTGCCGCCGGACCGGACCGGTCTCCGCTTCACCGTCACGCGCCATCATACGCGGGAGGATCTCGAGGACCTCGTCGACGCGATCGCCGACGCGCTGCCCGAGGTCCTCGCCGATCACGATCTGGACCTCGACGACGTGGCACGTCGCTTCGGTCTCAAGCCGACGCCCCCCGGCGCCTGA
- a CDS encoding AMP-binding protein codes for MLEAPTFWSLLEKRAQATPDALVMVDESDREVTFASLRDQAERIAAGLQATGVGPGDAVSWVLPSRIDTILLVCALARLSVVQNPCLPIYRERELSFVTKQTGAKLLVHPGEFRGVDYRALAALLQADQPELAILDLSDGLPDGDPATLPAPPAETTPQDAPVRWIFYTSGTTSDPKGARHTDATLHAKSLGMAHVLDLKDDDRIALVFPMAHIGGIGWLYSTLMSGAAMIMIEIFAPEETIPILARHGVTQATAGTVFHQAYLEHQRRDPTKPLFPRIRTFPGGAAPKPPQLHYDLVEEMGGVGIVSGYGLTECPIIAMNTTRCPAEKLAHTEGRVNPPEATMRIVTLAGEEAGPGVEGEIRAFGPQLFKGYVDESLNEAAFDEKGFFRTGDLGYLDDDGYVVITGRLKDVIIRKGENISAQEIEDLLYQHPKIADVAVIGLPDPASGERVCAVVQCAPGETLEFDEMVSFLLERELMKQKLPEQLELIGEIPRNPAGKILKKDLRALYGER; via the coding sequence ATGCTCGAAGCCCCGACTTTCTGGTCCCTCCTCGAGAAGCGCGCGCAGGCGACGCCGGACGCCCTGGTCATGGTCGACGAGAGCGACCGGGAAGTGACCTTCGCGTCGCTGCGCGATCAGGCAGAGCGGATCGCCGCAGGCCTGCAGGCCACGGGGGTCGGCCCCGGCGACGCGGTCTCCTGGGTCCTGCCGAGCCGGATCGACACGATCCTGCTCGTCTGCGCCCTCGCCCGGCTCTCCGTCGTCCAGAACCCGTGCCTGCCGATCTATCGCGAGCGCGAGCTCTCCTTCGTGACGAAGCAGACCGGGGCGAAGCTCCTCGTGCACCCGGGCGAGTTCCGCGGCGTCGACTACCGCGCCCTCGCCGCGCTGCTCCAGGCGGACCAACCCGAGCTCGCGATCCTCGATCTGTCGGACGGACTCCCGGACGGCGACCCTGCCACGCTCCCCGCCCCGCCCGCGGAGACGACGCCGCAGGACGCTCCGGTCCGGTGGATCTTCTACACGTCGGGCACGACGTCGGACCCGAAGGGCGCCCGACACACGGACGCGACGCTCCACGCCAAATCCCTGGGCATGGCGCATGTGCTCGACCTGAAGGACGACGACCGGATCGCCCTCGTCTTCCCGATGGCGCACATCGGCGGGATCGGCTGGCTCTACAGCACGCTGATGTCCGGCGCGGCGATGATCATGATCGAGATCTTCGCGCCGGAAGAGACGATCCCGATCCTCGCGCGCCACGGCGTGACCCAGGCGACCGCGGGCACCGTCTTCCACCAGGCCTATCTCGAGCACCAACGCCGAGATCCGACCAAACCGCTTTTCCCACGCATCCGGACCTTCCCGGGTGGCGCCGCGCCCAAGCCGCCCCAGCTCCACTACGACCTCGTCGAGGAGATGGGAGGCGTGGGGATCGTCTCGGGCTACGGGCTCACGGAGTGCCCGATCATCGCGATGAACACGACGCGATGTCCCGCCGAGAAGCTCGCCCACACCGAGGGGCGAGTGAACCCGCCCGAAGCGACGATGCGGATCGTGACCCTGGCCGGCGAAGAAGCCGGCCCCGGCGTCGAGGGCGAGATCCGCGCCTTCGGCCCCCAGCTCTTCAAGGGCTACGTCGACGAATCCCTCAACGAAGCCGCCTTCGACGAGAAGGGCTTCTTCCGGACGGGCGATCTCGGCTATCTCGACGACGACGGCTACGTCGTGATCACCGGACGCCTCAAGGACGTGATCATCCGCAAGGGCGAGAACATCAGCGCCCAGGAGATCGAGGACCTGCTCTACCAGCACCCGAAGATCGCCGATGTCGCGGTCATCGGCCTACCGGACCCGGCGAGCGGCGAGCGGGTGTGTGCCGTCGTGCAGTGCGCCCCGGGCGAGACCCTCGAGTTCGACGAGATGGTCTCGTTCCTGCTCGAACGCGAGCTCATGAAACAGAAACTCCCCGAACAGCTCGAGCTGATCGGGGAGATCCCGCGAAATCCGGCGGGCAAGATCCTGAAGAAGGACCTGCGCGCACTATACGGAGAGCGCTGA
- a CDS encoding SDR family NAD(P)-dependent oxidoreductase — translation MGVLNDRVALVTGAGRGIGAAVAEGLAAEGAGVVVNDLGVDLEGGGTDPGPAKEVADRIVANGGTAIHDGTNVTDFDGVEAMIQRTVEELGRLDILINVAGIVRDGMIFKMTEQQWDSVIDVHLKGTFNTTRHASVHWRENRGGEFRLINFISGSGLFGAPSQPNYAAAKAGIVGLTFSCANALRGYGVTSNLIAPVATTRMTEGLGAQGSFNYSKENKQLSPENCVPAIVYMASEASSWLNRRVVSSGNGKIGLHSNFDMQMELEASADDGVWTNEEAAKAMEAGFKDAPEQMNPWGRK, via the coding sequence ATGGGAGTCCTGAATGATCGCGTCGCATTGGTGACGGGCGCTGGCCGAGGCATCGGCGCGGCGGTCGCCGAGGGCCTGGCCGCCGAAGGCGCCGGCGTGGTGGTGAACGACCTGGGGGTCGATCTCGAGGGCGGCGGGACCGATCCCGGCCCGGCCAAGGAGGTCGCGGATCGGATCGTGGCGAACGGCGGGACCGCGATCCACGACGGAACGAACGTGACCGACTTCGACGGCGTCGAGGCGATGATCCAGCGGACGGTCGAGGAGCTCGGGCGGCTCGACATCCTGATCAACGTCGCGGGCATCGTGCGCGACGGCATGATCTTCAAGATGACCGAGCAGCAGTGGGACTCGGTCATCGACGTCCACCTGAAGGGCACGTTCAACACGACGCGCCACGCCTCGGTCCACTGGCGAGAGAACCGCGGCGGCGAGTTCCGCCTGATCAACTTCATCTCGGGCTCGGGCCTCTTCGGGGCGCCCTCCCAGCCGAACTACGCGGCCGCCAAGGCCGGGATCGTGGGGCTCACCTTCTCCTGCGCGAACGCGCTCCGGGGCTACGGCGTGACCTCGAACCTGATCGCGCCGGTCGCGACGACGCGCATGACCGAGGGCCTCGGTGCGCAGGGCTCCTTCAACTATTCGAAGGAGAACAAGCAGCTCTCGCCCGAGAACTGCGTGCCCGCGATCGTCTACATGGCGAGCGAGGCGTCGAGCTGGCTGAACCGTCGGGTCGTCAGCTCGGGCAACGGCAAGATCGGCCTCCACTCGAACTTCGACATGCAGATGGAGCTCGAAGCGTCGGCGGACGACGGCGTCTGGACGAACGAGGAAGCGGCGAAGGCGATGGAGGCGGGCTTCAAGGACGCCCCCGAGCAGATGAACCCCTGGGGCCGGAAGTAG
- a CDS encoding zinc-binding dehydrogenase: MKAALLNAGTLEIQDMPLPEPGPDQARIRISSAGVCHSDLHIVRGDWAGVPDTSPVGHEAIGVVTALGENADPSIQVGDRVILGLGGTGGGYWCGACEFCMSGEPRHCAQTQGVMGTFAEEFCTFAKGLVKLPDSVGDEEAPLACGGLTAYGAVKKLFKHGVQPGSPVAIVGAAGGLGHYAVQIAKAFGYTVVGVDVGEERLKFVESLGADYAVSPEDAPGLVASEFKDGGVHASIAFTAKLVGFKLGLQLLRRSGLFVAVGLPATAEGNLELNPFEFFFKDPTLIYSAVGNVQDMRELVDLAGAGKVKSHIGRTGPLSELPAVFDELEAGKYVGRAVITDLGR; encoded by the coding sequence ATGAAAGCCGCCCTCCTGAACGCTGGAACCCTCGAGATCCAGGACATGCCGCTCCCCGAGCCCGGCCCCGACCAGGCCCGGATCCGTATCTCCTCCGCCGGGGTCTGCCATTCGGATCTCCACATCGTACGCGGAGACTGGGCCGGCGTGCCGGACACGAGCCCCGTCGGCCACGAAGCGATCGGCGTCGTGACGGCCCTCGGCGAGAACGCGGACCCGTCGATCCAGGTCGGCGACCGGGTGATCCTCGGTCTCGGTGGAACCGGCGGCGGCTACTGGTGCGGCGCCTGCGAGTTCTGCATGAGCGGCGAGCCGCGCCACTGCGCGCAGACCCAGGGCGTGATGGGCACCTTCGCCGAGGAGTTCTGCACCTTCGCCAAGGGACTCGTGAAGCTGCCCGACAGCGTCGGCGACGAAGAAGCCCCCCTCGCCTGCGGCGGCCTGACCGCGTACGGCGCCGTCAAGAAGCTCTTCAAGCACGGCGTCCAGCCGGGCAGCCCCGTCGCGATCGTCGGCGCCGCCGGCGGCCTCGGCCACTACGCGGTCCAGATCGCCAAGGCCTTCGGCTACACGGTCGTGGGGGTCGATGTCGGCGAGGAGCGGCTCAAGTTCGTCGAGTCCCTGGGCGCCGACTACGCGGTCTCGCCGGAAGATGCGCCGGGGCTCGTCGCGAGCGAGTTCAAGGACGGCGGTGTCCACGCGAGCATCGCCTTCACCGCCAAGCTCGTCGGGTTCAAGCTCGGCCTCCAGCTGCTGCGACGCAGCGGGCTCTTCGTGGCGGTCGGCCTGCCGGCGACCGCCGAGGGCAACCTCGAGCTCAACCCCTTCGAGTTCTTCTTCAAGGACCCGACCCTGATCTACTCGGCAGTGGGCAATGTGCAGGACATGCGCGAGCTGGTCGATCTCGCCGGCGCGGGCAAGGTCAAGAGCCACATCGGCCGGACCGGCCCGCTCTCGGAGCTGCCCGCGGTCTTCGACGAGCTCGAGGCGGGGAAGTACGTCGGCCGCGCCGTGATCACCGACCTCGGTCGCTAG
- a CDS encoding ATP-binding protein yields MSSPSAKGSLGSAIAHEPARSDPDAEVLWIRPSGRALSVTLCSVAYFASGWLALQTHQPESEITLLWPPPGIAIFMLARFGRGTWPAIAVASMALNLQIGSPLVSAVVITIGNVSGPLLAVHLMSRRLPPRPYDGVFGSMRVVAIIVGSMVVPAIFGPTSRILGGLMEWPRLGEAIVVWWAGYALGAVLVGSLLLSYRPSTARALRTPQGLALYALSVGGVGLASALAFYGEGILSFVFATLLVLAVVSVREPRFTSASAVLVGALVAIVATTQGMGPFARDSIHAAMPIALSYVTILLALQIVVQGMVADRRALTEAEQEKRRLLEATPDSIMLVGLDGRIVDANDRACQSFGCRRRELVGRLASDFDQTGTPEIVAGLVRRVLDEGEFTFETEHLDAAGQPYPVEIHVSPYRVGDVECAVAVSRDISDRKEAERRLHQKQRVEALGSLAGGIAHDLNNTLSPVLLSVDALYERLGANDPLVATVEKSAERAVDMIRHLLGFARGAEGTRDDVDPFELLDELDRIVTATFPKTLDFEIEAPDALPMLRADATQLHQVFVNLCVNARDAMPEGGTIHLRVTTTQVGPGEMDREEGPAIANPGRFVVFEVEDSGPGIPEAIRPRIFEPFFSTKPANEGTGLGLASASGIVGNHGGAIHVGRSEAGGARFRVYLPALEREAHAPEEPERHAVEAVLSDSGALAVGGHAPPSEAGDARRASSSGPERGRVLLVDDEASIREVAEQALRRFGFEVYAAGDAHEALALFDRVAPLDAVVSDLRMPGMSGEALIEALRERAPGLPAVLTSGYMGDAERVSGTRVDAPEVVRLNKPYRIRALRKALDRALGETLPKEG; encoded by the coding sequence GTGTCGTCTCCTTCCGCCAAAGGAAGCCTCGGTTCGGCGATCGCGCACGAGCCCGCGCGGTCGGATCCCGATGCCGAGGTGCTCTGGATCCGCCCGTCGGGTCGCGCCTTGTCCGTGACGCTGTGCTCGGTCGCCTACTTCGCGAGCGGCTGGCTGGCCCTGCAGACCCACCAGCCGGAGTCGGAGATCACGCTCCTCTGGCCGCCGCCCGGAATCGCGATCTTCATGCTGGCGCGCTTCGGTCGCGGCACCTGGCCGGCGATCGCGGTCGCCTCGATGGCGTTGAACCTCCAGATCGGCTCGCCGCTCGTCTCGGCGGTGGTCATCACGATCGGCAACGTCTCCGGCCCGCTCCTCGCCGTCCATCTCATGTCGAGGCGGCTCCCCCCGCGCCCCTATGACGGCGTCTTCGGTTCCATGCGGGTGGTGGCGATCATCGTCGGGAGCATGGTCGTGCCGGCGATCTTCGGTCCGACCTCGCGCATCCTCGGCGGCCTGATGGAGTGGCCGCGTCTCGGGGAGGCGATCGTCGTCTGGTGGGCGGGCTACGCACTCGGTGCGGTGCTCGTCGGGTCCCTGTTGCTCTCGTATCGACCTTCGACGGCCCGCGCGCTCCGCACACCGCAGGGGCTCGCGCTCTACGCCCTCTCTGTGGGCGGCGTGGGTCTGGCGAGTGCGCTGGCCTTCTACGGCGAGGGCATCCTGTCCTTCGTCTTCGCGACGCTGCTCGTGCTCGCGGTGGTCAGCGTGCGGGAGCCGCGTTTCACGAGCGCGAGCGCGGTCCTGGTGGGTGCGCTGGTCGCGATCGTCGCGACGACGCAGGGAATGGGGCCCTTCGCGCGGGATTCGATCCATGCCGCGATGCCCATCGCCCTGTCCTACGTCACGATCCTGCTCGCGCTGCAGATCGTCGTGCAGGGCATGGTCGCCGACCGCCGCGCGTTGACGGAGGCCGAGCAGGAGAAGCGCCGATTGCTCGAGGCCACGCCGGATTCGATCATGCTCGTCGGCCTCGACGGTCGAATCGTCGACGCGAACGACCGGGCGTGTCAGAGCTTCGGGTGCCGACGTCGAGAGCTGGTCGGGCGCCTCGCCTCCGACTTCGATCAGACGGGGACGCCCGAGATCGTCGCCGGGCTCGTCCGGCGCGTCCTCGACGAGGGAGAGTTCACCTTCGAGACCGAGCACCTCGACGCCGCCGGTCAGCCCTATCCGGTCGAGATCCACGTCTCGCCCTATCGCGTGGGCGACGTGGAGTGCGCCGTCGCCGTGTCCCGCGACATCTCGGATCGCAAGGAGGCGGAGCGCCGCCTTCACCAGAAGCAGCGGGTCGAAGCGCTCGGCAGTCTCGCCGGCGGAATCGCGCACGACCTGAACAACACGCTGTCCCCGGTCCTTCTTTCGGTCGACGCGCTCTACGAGCGCCTGGGCGCGAACGATCCGCTCGTCGCGACGGTCGAGAAGAGCGCGGAGCGGGCGGTCGACATGATCCGTCACCTGCTCGGCTTCGCGCGGGGCGCCGAGGGCACGCGTGACGACGTGGATCCCTTCGAGCTCCTCGACGAGCTCGATCGGATCGTGACCGCGACCTTCCCGAAGACCCTCGACTTCGAGATCGAGGCGCCGGACGCGCTTCCGATGCTGCGCGCCGATGCGACGCAGCTCCACCAGGTCTTCGTGAACCTCTGCGTGAACGCACGGGACGCGATGCCGGAAGGCGGGACGATTCATCTACGGGTGACGACGACGCAGGTCGGGCCCGGCGAGATGGACCGGGAGGAGGGGCCTGCGATCGCGAACCCCGGGCGCTTCGTCGTCTTCGAGGTCGAGGATTCCGGGCCGGGGATCCCGGAAGCGATCCGGCCGCGGATCTTCGAGCCCTTCTTCTCCACGAAGCCGGCGAACGAAGGGACCGGGCTCGGCCTCGCGAGCGCCTCGGGCATCGTCGGGAACCACGGAGGCGCGATCCACGTCGGCCGCTCCGAAGCGGGCGGTGCGCGCTTCCGCGTCTACCTGCCGGCCCTCGAGCGCGAAGCCCACGCGCCCGAGGAGCCGGAGCGCCACGCCGTAGAGGCCGTCCTGTCCGATTCCGGAGCGCTCGCCGTCGGGGGACACGCGCCGCCGAGCGAGGCCGGGGACGCACGGCGTGCGTCTTCGTCCGGGCCCGAGCGAGGCCGCGTGCTCCTGGTCGACGACGAGGCCTCGATCCGGGAAGTGGCCGAGCAGGCGCTCCGGCGTTTCGGGTTCGAGGTGTACGCGGCCGGCGATGCGCACGAGGCGCTCGCGCTCTTCGATCGGGTCGCGCCTCTCGACGCGGTCGTCTCCGATCTGCGGATGCCGGGGATGAGCGGGGAGGCGCTGATCGAGGCGTTGCGAGAAAGGGCCCCCGGTCTGCCCGCGGTCCTCACCTCCGGCTACATGGGAGACGCCGAACGGGTCTCGGGGACCCGGGTAGACGCACCCGAGGTCGTGCGGCTGAACAAGCCCTACCGGATCCGTGCGCTTCGGAAAGCGCTCGACCGAGCACTCGGCGAGACCTTGCCGAAAGAGGGCTGA